The DNA window TGTCGCCTGACGCGCTGTCGCGAGCACAGCGACAGGATTTCGAGAGGCTGGGGCGTTGCAATGCCGATGCTTTCGCCAAGGCCGAGGCGCTTGGATGGCGGGAAGAGACAAAGGCGGACAACGCGAACTATCGACGCGGTATCGACCAAGTGAAAGTCAATCAAGGAAGACAACCATGAAGATCGTAAGAACACTGGGATGTGGTGTCCTGCTGCTTGTACTCAACGCCGCCAGCGGAACAGCGTTTGCGCGTTACTTGCAATCCGATCCCATCGGGCTGCAAGCCGGACCCAGTACCTACGCCTACGTTTCAAGCAGTCCACTGATGTATTACGACCCCTTCGGGTTGCAGCAGAATCAAGCTTGCGTGGCCGCCTACACTGCGGGCGGTGCGATTTGCGTCGGCGCTGCCGGCTATTACGGTGGGGGTCTGGCTGGCGCGGTAGGCGGTGGCGCGGCTGGTACGTTAGTTTGTAGCCCTTCGGGTCCGGGCGCCCTAGCCTGTGCCGGCGCTGCCGGCACTGGTGGGGCAATTGTTGGGAGCAAGGCGGGCGGCCTACTTGGTGCGGCAGTGGGCGGCGTCGCGGGAAATCTACTCGGGCAGGCGATGTGTCCGAACGAGGAAAGCGAGGAAGAAAAACGCGAGAGGCATTGCCAAGCGCTCAAGGATAGTATTCACAATACGTGCTGGGGGCTACCGGCAAAGCAGCGGATGAGATGCTGGCAAGCAGCGGTTGACGCATATAGACAATGCATGGGACACATATGAATCAGGAAAAATTTATTGCCGAAAGGCGGCTCCTATTTGGGCGTGCTGATGACCCTGTCCGGAAAGAGTTGACGATACGCATCGCGGCGCCTCGCATACTTGACCCGGATAGTGTCAGCTTCAGATTTGATGAAGGGACTGCCGCCTGTTCGGCAGTCTTTGAAGGACTGGACGTTCCGCATTCCGAGGTCTACGGCATCGACACACTGCAAGCACTGCGGCTCGCCTCAGACATCGATCCGATATTGCGTGGGCTACAGAAGAAGCACGATGTAACTTTTTTCTTTCCCGATGGCGATACGTATTTCGACTAGCTCATCCAACGGATGCGAGGGCAAGCTAACAATGATTGCAGATAAACAGTTGGCCGGCGCCATTAGCGAGCGAGTCCTGCGCGTTAACGAACTTTTGAATGAGATGGCTAGCCTTGTCCAAGAGCGAGGCACCGAGGATGAACTTCGCCCGTTCTGTAGGGCTATCGGTCAAGTCATGGGGGAGTTGCTGTTGTCAGTCGCTAACCCGCTTTACAAAGCCCATCCCGAGTTGAAGCCGGCAGGGATGGATTAGGCCTGACGGCATGGAAACTAGTTGCCTGGATGAAATTAGGCGCATTCTTGACTCTGGCGAGGTAGACAGAGGAAGGGCCTTGTTACTCGACTTCGCAAAAGCCAATCCAGACGAAGCCCGAGCATGGATTTTCCTAGCTGGGATCGCGACACGTTTGCAGGATTGGACGCTGGGAAAGAAAGCCTTTTCTGAACTGACACGCCTGCGTCCGTCGGACGGTTTGGCGTCATCTGGTTTAGTGCAATCCCTTGTGGAACTCCATCACCACGACCGGGTCCGTGAGGAAATAGCAAGGTTTGCTTTGACTGCTGATCGATCAAATGCAGGCGCGATTGCGGTCCTTGCAGAACATCAAGAAGTGCTAAGACGAATTTCCGGGAGGGCTCCGCGGTAGACTAGAAGTCAAGAGGACAAAGAGAACGGCTATGCGAAAATTCACCGTAGGGGAGGTGGAAGGAACCGTGATTCGTTACAACCCGATACGCGGCATGTTCGTGGTGGAGGTTGTCGAATACGGGGAGTACATGGTTTTTGAGTTGCTCGACTCTGTTGACATCGAACTCGGCAACATTATTGCTGGCGACCTTCGCGCGCTTGGCAGCGTGGAGTTGCGCCACCTTCAAGCCGGGCGGATGTTCAGCGCTTACGGTCAGTCGGGGCCGTCGAGCAAGCAGGCGGCCTTGCGGCTCATCAGTTAGTCCGGCTGTACCGCGAGGGCTAGGGCAATGGCTTGCGCTTGGCGGCAATGGCTGACGCAAAAGGAAAGGGCGCCGTGCGGCGCCCTTTCTCATCTGCGCCGAAGCGCCATGCTAGGAGTCGAGCGTGTATGGAATGAAGCGAACGACTTCCTCGCCGACCCACTCATTGATGCGTCGAAAGCGCGTTTGCAACGGTATCAACTCATTGCGCGCGAACACCCGCGCGGCTTTCTCCACGTCGCCGAACCCGCCCGTGTTGTTCGGTGGCATGCACAGAAGTTGCGGCGGTACGCGATGCGCGGCCAGCACGTCATCGCGCGTCGCGCTCTTGATTCCTAGGAATTCGTCTTTCGCCGCAACTTCGCTGATCGGGATCACCTGTACCCCGTCCTTGGAGCCGTTGGGCGAGTACAGAAATAGATTGCGAAAATTGCCGATTCCCTTCGCGTCGCGCAATGCTTGCCGCATCGCGTCAATGTCGGCCGGGTCTTGCGCGGCATCGTTGACGTAGAGGATGAATCCCGCATGGCTACCGTTGAGGTAATACTTTCGACGGAACAGCGTCGCCGATTCGTTGAGAAACGCCGACTGTAATGCGGCGATGTACTGCGGCACGCCGTAAAGCTCTTGCGTCAGGTCCGGCTCGATCAAGTGAAACATCGAGTCCGGCGCGAATTCGTGTTCCTCACCGTCTTGGATGAAGTAATAACGCCCGTCTTCGATGCCTCGCCGCGTATGCAGCGCCAGCGAGTGCCGCAGCGCCATCGGCTTACGACTGCGGGCGTCGCGCCGTTCCAAATACGCGTTGCCTAGCGCGATCATATCGAGCGCCAATTTCTCGAATTGATCGCCGCTGAGCAAACGGTGCGGTATGAAGGTGGACGACAGGATGTTGCATTTCGTGTAGATCGCCGAGGCGTGGTGAGGGCTGGAGTGAAACGCGCGGGCAAGCCCGTTCATCGACACGGACGGCTCATACCAGCGCCCGACGCGGACGCACTCGCTGTGATCGAGGATGGCGCGTTTATCCATCACGGGCACCGGGTCGCCGAAGGTGAAGGCTTGCGCCTTCGGGGACGTTTTAGGGGCGTCGGCGGTGTCGGGTAGAGCAGGCATCAGAAAATCTCCACAATGGATTTGCTGCGCGGGCTGTCGCCGCCCAGCGGTTCATGGTCAAGCGCATGCATCACGGCCCACGCCAAATCGGCGTGCCCAATGTCATCGCTACGGCTTGCTTCAAAGGTGGCTTGCCGGCCGCTCGCGGTCATGGTCTTGCGGATCGCCATAAAGGCCTGCGCCAAGTCCGACCACGAAGCATCGAATTCCAGACGCCCGCTGCCGATCACGTCCTTAGCCTTTAAGACCATGCGGGTCTTGGTTTCCACCGAGTACGTGATATTTCGCGCGGCTGGGAAAAACTCGCGCACCAGCGGGTAAACGCCCGCACCGACGCCGGTTGCATCGATGCCGATATACGTCACGTTGTACTGCTGCGTAATTTTTCGGATGCGGTCGGCCTGCACCTTGAAATCCATGCCGCGCCACTGATGCTTTTCCAGCACGCGGAATTTGCCGCCGGGCACGGAGGGCGGCGCCACTACAACTAGGCCGGCGCTGTCGCCGGACAAGGCGGGGTCATAGCCGATCCAGACCTCGCGATAGCCGAACGGCCGCATCGCAAATTGCTTGAAGTCTTCCCAGACTTCCCAGGTGTCGACGAAGCACCGCTGCAACTCGGCAAGCGGGAACACCGACGCCGTGTCGTCGGCGAACTCGCACATAAGCAGGTTGGCCCATTCTTCCGGGCTCTTTTCCTTGCGCAGCGCTTCCAAGTCGAACAGGTTGCAGCCCAGGCGGGCCGCATCCATTACCGTGACGATCTGGCGCCAATGCCCATCTGCACAGTGGAAACCGTTTTGCAGCGTGTCGTGCGACACGTCCAGTTTGATGCGCTGATCGCGCGGCCTTCCCTTGTTGAACTGTTCGCCGGTCCAGAACGCATACGCTTCATGCGTGACGCTCGACGGCGTGGAAAAGTACGTCTGCCGCCACTGCTTATGCAGCGCCATGCCGGCCGCGACCTTTTGCAGTGCCGTGAATTGGAACGTCCAGAAGTATTCGTCAAAGTACAGGTTGCCGTGATAGCTCTGCGCGGTACGCATGTTGGTGCCGAGGAAATACAGCGTCGCGCCGTTGGGCAGCACGATCGGATCGCCCGACAGGTCTACATCGGCGGACTGCGCAAACTCGATGATGTACTGGCGGAAGACGTGCGCTTGTTTCTTGCTGGCCGACAGGAAGATTTGATTGCGGCCGGTCTCTAGCGCGTCTACCAGCGCTTCGCGAGCGAAATAGTACGTCGCGCCGATCTGGCGGGACTTCAGAATGTTGCGGATGCGTTCGGTCAATCCGGCCTTGCGCCATGCGCGTTGATAACCGAACAACTGCTGATCGAACGTGCGAAGCAATTGCACTTTCTGATCGTCCGAGAACGCATTGCGTACCGGCTTGCGCTTGGGCTTGGCATTGCGCCGCTCGATGTTCGGGTTCAAGTCGCCTTCGTGGCCGCCCGGCTCGCCGTAGCGGCGCACGCGTGCCAATCGCTCTATCTGTCGGCCGAGTAGGTCAATTTCCTTGTAATCGCCGCCCGTTTTGACTTCCTTCAGGACAAGTTGCGTTAAGCGCGCCTCAATCGAGGATTCGACGCGGGCAATCGGCGGCGCATCGTCCCAGGCGTCTCGGGTTTTCCAGCTTTCAACCGTCGTGCGCTTGAGCCCAAGGCTCTTGGCGATATCGGTCACGCGCCAGCCTTGCCAATAGAGCGCGCGAGCGCTTCGGCGCTGATCGATGTGCGGTGCGGGTGCAAGAGAGAGCATGCGCAAAAGCTAAGTCGCGCGCGCGTGTGGGCTGCATTCTTGCGAACGGTGTAAGCGCGTTACACAACGCGCATGCGTTGGACATAGTGCGCGTGCCGCCGACCATGAATCCATCGAAAGCAAATTCGTTCGGGGTCATTCGTGGCAGGCAAGAGCAAGTTTTTTCGCGTCGCAGTCGAGGGCAAGACCTGCGATAAGCGCACCATCGAACGGTCATGGCTGCTGGACGCCGCGGCGACCTATGACCGCAGCAAGTACGCCGCGCGTATCTGGCTGGAACACATCCGAGGCGCGGCGCCGGAATCGCCGTTCGGCGCGTATGGCGACGTGCTGGCACTGAAGACCGATACCGTCGTGATCGACGGCGAACAACGGTTGGCGCTGTTCGCGCAGGTTGCGCCGTCCGCTTCGTTGGTCGCGCTCAACAAACGCGGTCGCGGGCTGTACTCGTCTGTTGAGATTGATCCCGACTTCGCCGAGTCCGGCCGCGCCTATCTCGTGGGCCTTGGCGTGACCGACAGCCCTGCAAGCCTGGGCACCGAAGCGCTGTCGTTTTCCGCTGCGAATCCCGATACCGCCCTGAGCCGTCGAAAGCTCAACGCGGCCAACATCTTCACCGTCGCCGAGCCTATCGAATTGTCGTTTGACGACACCGACGAACCGTCGTCGCAGGGCGAATCGCTGTTCAACAAAGTGCGCTCGCTGCTGGGTCGCCGCGCCGCGAACGACGATGCGCGCTTTACCGACGTGAATCGCGCGGTCGAGACGGTGGCCCAGGCCGCCGCCGATACCGACCGCATCGCAACGGCCGCCCGTGACGCCCTGGCGCAGTTGCGGACCGAGACCGAAACCCAGTTCGCCGAACTGCGCGGCCTGCTGGACAGCACGCCGAACGGTGCCCCTGCGCGCCCGGTCGCCATCGGCGGCGGCGGTGGCGATCTGACTGACTGCTGATCGGGACCGCACGACCGCACGCCCCTACGTCAACCCAAATAAGCGGAACCCCATGCTCTGCAATACCCGACTGCGATTCGACCAGTACATTTCCCAGGTGGCGAAGCTCAACAACACCGGCGACCCCTACAAGAGCTTCAACGTGTCTCCCAGCGTGCAACAGAAGATGGAAGCGCGCATGCAAGAAAGTTCTTCGTTCCTTAAGTCCATCAACGTCATGCCGGTGGACGAGATCAAGGGCGAAAAGATCGGTCTCGGCATCGGCGCGCCTGTCGCCAGTCGCACCGATACCAATCTGCGCACGCGCACGACCCGCGATCCGACTTCGATGGATATCGGCGGCTACGAATGCCAGAAGACCAATTTCGATACCCATCTGAAGTACGCGAAGCTGGACGCCTGGGCGAAGTTCCCGAACTTTCAGGCGATGTGCCGCGATGCGGTGCTGACCCGCTGTGCGCTGGACCGCATTTCTATCGGCTTCAACGGTACGCATGCCGCGCCGGATACCGACCTGGGCAAATTTCCGAACCTTGAGGACGTGAACAAGGGTTGGTTGCAGCACTACCGCGACCAAGCGCCAGCCCGCGTGCTCAAGGAAGGCAAGACCCCGGGCAAGATCACTATCGGTGCGGGCGGCGATTTCGCCAATCTGGACGCCGCCGTCATGGATGTGGTGCATGGGCTGATCGATCCGTGGCACCAAAAGGCCGGCGGTCTCGTCGTGATCCTGGGCGCGGACTTGCTTCACCGTAAGTATTTCCCGTTGGTGAACACCAATCAGGCGCCGAGTGAACAGCTTTCGGCCGATATCGTGATGAGCCGGCAGGAAGTGGGCGGCAAGCCGGCGGCGCAGGTGCCGTTCATGCCCGATAACGCGATGTTTATCACCCCGCTTAAAAACCTGTCCATCTACTACCAAGAGAGCGCCCGCCGCCGCTATTTCAAGGACGTGCCGGAACGCGATTGCATCGAGAATTACGAATCGTCCAAC is part of the Lysobacter firmicutimachus genome and encodes:
- a CDS encoding phage portal protein, with amino-acid sequence MPALPDTADAPKTSPKAQAFTFGDPVPVMDKRAILDHSECVRVGRWYEPSVSMNGLARAFHSSPHHASAIYTKCNILSSTFIPHRLLSGDQFEKLALDMIALGNAYLERRDARSRKPMALRHSLALHTRRGIEDGRYYFIQDGEEHEFAPDSMFHLIEPDLTQELYGVPQYIAALQSAFLNESATLFRRKYYLNGSHAGFILYVNDAAQDPADIDAMRQALRDAKGIGNFRNLFLYSPNGSKDGVQVIPISEVAAKDEFLGIKSATRDDVLAAHRVPPQLLCMPPNNTGGFGDVEKAARVFARNELIPLQTRFRRINEWVGEEVVRFIPYTLDS
- a CDS encoding terminase ATPase subunit family protein, coding for MLSLAPAPHIDQRRSARALYWQGWRVTDIAKSLGLKRTTVESWKTRDAWDDAPPIARVESSIEARLTQLVLKEVKTGGDYKEIDLLGRQIERLARVRRYGEPGGHEGDLNPNIERRNAKPKRKPVRNAFSDDQKVQLLRTFDQQLFGYQRAWRKAGLTERIRNILKSRQIGATYYFAREALVDALETGRNQIFLSASKKQAHVFRQYIIEFAQSADVDLSGDPIVLPNGATLYFLGTNMRTAQSYHGNLYFDEYFWTFQFTALQKVAAGMALHKQWRQTYFSTPSSVTHEAYAFWTGEQFNKGRPRDQRIKLDVSHDTLQNGFHCADGHWRQIVTVMDAARLGCNLFDLEALRKEKSPEEWANLLMCEFADDTASVFPLAELQRCFVDTWEVWEDFKQFAMRPFGYREVWIGYDPALSGDSAGLVVVAPPSVPGGKFRVLEKHQWRGMDFKVQADRIRKITQQYNVTYIGIDATGVGAGVYPLVREFFPAARNITYSVETKTRMVLKAKDVIGSGRLEFDASWSDLAQAFMAIRKTMTASGRQATFEASRSDDIGHADLAWAVMHALDHEPLGGDSPRSKSIVEIF
- a CDS encoding GPO family capsid scaffolding protein, giving the protein MAGKSKFFRVAVEGKTCDKRTIERSWLLDAAATYDRSKYAARIWLEHIRGAAPESPFGAYGDVLALKTDTVVIDGEQRLALFAQVAPSASLVALNKRGRGLYSSVEIDPDFAESGRAYLVGLGVTDSPASLGTEALSFSAANPDTALSRRKLNAANIFTVAEPIELSFDDTDEPSSQGESLFNKVRSLLGRRAANDDARFTDVNRAVETVAQAAADTDRIATAARDALAQLRTETETQFAELRGLLDSTPNGAPARPVAIGGGGGDLTDC
- a CDS encoding phage major capsid protein, P2 family, yielding MLCNTRLRFDQYISQVAKLNNTGDPYKSFNVSPSVQQKMEARMQESSSFLKSINVMPVDEIKGEKIGLGIGAPVASRTDTNLRTRTTRDPTSMDIGGYECQKTNFDTHLKYAKLDAWAKFPNFQAMCRDAVLTRCALDRISIGFNGTHAAPDTDLGKFPNLEDVNKGWLQHYRDQAPARVLKEGKTPGKITIGAGGDFANLDAAVMDVVHGLIDPWHQKAGGLVVILGADLLHRKYFPLVNTNQAPSEQLSADIVMSRQEVGGKPAAQVPFMPDNAMFITPLKNLSIYYQESARRRYFKDVPERDCIENYESSNEAYVVEDFGAGCLVENIELVR